The following coding sequences are from one Methanococcoides methylutens window:
- a CDS encoding DNA polymerase II large subunit, with protein sequence MAEIVASKEMHEYFNTLEGTLKKEIEIVNNARSKGKDPKPHVEIPLAKDLADRVENLIGVKGVAELIRKLEETRSREEAALALGREVAQGKVGTFDSKSEAIEAAIRVSVAMLTEGVVAAPIEGIDRAGIGKNDDGSEYVSIFYAGPIRSAGGTAQALSVLVGDYVRRGVGIDRYKPRKEEVERYIEEIMLYKRVASLQYTPSEEEIRLIVENCPICIDGEPTEAEEVEGHRNLERIDTNRVRGGMALVLAEGLALKAPKIQKHVKKLKIDGWEWLEQLISGTKSASDDSGEEKKDEKPKIKPKDKYMRDLIAGRPVFSHPSRPGGFRLRYGRSRNTSFAAAGINPSGMLVMDDFIAPGTQLKVERPGKAAGMAPVDSIEGPTVKLRSGDVVRIDRIDEAYELRSEVEEIIDIGEILINYGDFLENNHPLAPSPYCFEWWIQEYRKAGGEQTDGEEVLKDPSQDVALDSSKKYGVALHPKFTYLWHDIENDKFEQLADFISENGILESERTVLKLPHDAALSSGVKRTLELLLVLHRISDGMILIKEPLPFIYTLGLDDGLRKKWESLEHEEVLDNINQITEFEVRPRAPTRIGARMGRPEKSDKRKMSPAPHVLFPIAESGGNTRKLENAASFKASTNAKVGEIAVEIGNRICPACGVETFEYRCDCGEYTMPKLFCPRCGISVNKAECPKCGTKTTCTSMRKIDFKSIYQKAFEKVGERDKLDSFKGVKKMMSKDMTPEPLEKGILRAKHDLFTFKDGTVRYDMSDIPLTHIRPSEIGVTCEKLKELGYKEDIYGKPLTDPEQVLCLKVQDLVISYDCADYILRTMQYIDDLLVKYYKEDPYYNAKTRDDTVGTLLMGLAPHTSAGVLGRLVGFTTAAVGYAHPFFHAAKRRNCDGDEDCVMLLMDGLLNFSREYLPDKRGGKMDAPLVLTTRLDPSEVDKEAHNIDVCESYPLEFYEATLRIANPKEFEDTFDLVSSRLGTPLQYEKFMFTHDTSNIAAGPLKSAYKTLGSMVEKMDAQLELGKKIRAVDASDVAERVLISHFLPDMFGNLRAFSRQGTRCVKCGAKYRRPPLTGSCQKCGGRVILTVHEGAVKKYLEVSMKVAEEYNVSSYTKQRIELIGYDMKSLFENDRSKQMGLSDFM encoded by the coding sequence ATGGCAGAAATTGTAGCAAGCAAAGAAATGCATGAGTATTTTAATACACTTGAGGGCACGTTGAAAAAGGAGATAGAGATAGTCAACAATGCTCGCTCGAAGGGAAAAGACCCAAAACCCCATGTTGAAATACCACTTGCAAAGGACCTTGCCGACAGAGTGGAGAACCTTATCGGAGTTAAAGGTGTAGCAGAGCTTATCCGGAAACTGGAAGAAACCAGGTCAAGAGAAGAAGCTGCACTGGCCCTTGGAAGAGAAGTAGCTCAGGGAAAAGTTGGCACATTTGATTCTAAATCCGAAGCTATCGAAGCTGCGATCCGTGTGTCCGTTGCCATGCTGACAGAAGGAGTTGTTGCTGCCCCAATTGAAGGAATTGACCGTGCAGGGATCGGAAAGAACGATGACGGGTCTGAATACGTCAGCATTTTCTATGCCGGCCCGATACGCAGTGCAGGAGGTACTGCACAGGCACTATCCGTACTTGTTGGCGATTATGTACGCAGAGGCGTTGGCATTGACAGATACAAACCCCGAAAAGAAGAGGTTGAACGCTACATTGAGGAGATCATGCTCTACAAGAGGGTTGCAAGTCTCCAGTACACCCCATCCGAAGAAGAGATCAGGCTGATCGTGGAGAACTGCCCAATATGCATCGATGGAGAACCAACTGAAGCAGAAGAGGTTGAAGGACACCGCAATCTCGAAAGGATAGATACTAACAGAGTACGTGGCGGAATGGCCCTGGTACTTGCTGAAGGCCTGGCACTAAAAGCTCCAAAGATACAGAAGCATGTAAAAAAACTTAAGATCGACGGCTGGGAATGGCTCGAACAACTGATCTCCGGTACAAAGAGCGCATCTGACGACAGTGGCGAAGAGAAGAAAGATGAGAAACCGAAGATCAAGCCGAAGGATAAGTATATGCGAGACCTGATCGCCGGAAGACCTGTATTTTCCCACCCATCCCGACCAGGAGGATTCCGGTTGCGCTATGGAAGGTCGCGCAATACATCCTTTGCAGCCGCAGGAATAAATCCTTCCGGAATGCTTGTGATGGACGACTTCATCGCACCGGGAACGCAGCTTAAAGTTGAAAGACCTGGAAAAGCAGCAGGTATGGCTCCGGTAGATTCCATCGAAGGTCCCACAGTAAAACTCAGGTCAGGAGATGTTGTCAGGATCGATCGCATAGATGAAGCATATGAATTACGCTCAGAGGTCGAGGAGATCATTGACATTGGTGAGATACTGATAAATTATGGAGATTTCCTTGAGAACAACCACCCACTTGCACCATCACCGTACTGTTTCGAGTGGTGGATACAGGAATACAGGAAAGCTGGAGGAGAGCAGACAGATGGTGAAGAAGTTCTTAAGGACCCATCCCAGGATGTTGCATTGGATTCCAGTAAAAAGTATGGGGTAGCCCTGCACCCCAAGTTCACATACCTGTGGCATGATATTGAAAATGATAAGTTCGAACAGCTTGCGGACTTCATCTCTGAGAATGGGATCCTTGAAAGCGAGAGAACAGTACTAAAATTACCACACGATGCCGCACTTTCAAGCGGAGTGAAGAGAACACTTGAGCTACTACTTGTACTTCACAGGATAAGCGATGGGATGATACTGATCAAGGAACCACTGCCATTCATCTATACCCTTGGACTGGATGACGGGCTCAGAAAGAAGTGGGAGTCTCTTGAACATGAAGAGGTACTTGACAATATCAATCAAATAACGGAATTTGAAGTACGCCCAAGAGCTCCCACACGCATCGGTGCAAGGATGGGAAGACCGGAGAAATCTGATAAAAGGAAGATGTCACCAGCACCCCATGTGTTATTCCCCATTGCAGAATCCGGAGGAAATACACGAAAACTTGAAAATGCCGCCAGCTTCAAGGCATCAACGAATGCAAAGGTCGGAGAGATAGCTGTAGAGATTGGGAACAGGATCTGCCCGGCATGTGGAGTGGAGACCTTCGAATACAGGTGTGACTGCGGCGAATATACCATGCCAAAACTTTTCTGCCCCAGATGCGGCATTTCTGTGAACAAAGCGGAATGTCCAAAATGTGGCACAAAGACAACCTGCACAAGTATGAGAAAGATCGATTTCAAAAGCATTTACCAGAAAGCATTCGAGAAGGTCGGTGAAAGAGACAAACTCGATTCCTTCAAAGGTGTTAAGAAAATGATGTCAAAGGACATGACACCCGAACCTCTCGAAAAAGGGATCCTACGGGCAAAACATGACCTGTTCACCTTCAAGGATGGGACAGTGCGTTATGACATGTCGGACATACCACTTACACACATCAGACCTTCCGAGATAGGAGTCACATGCGAGAAGCTTAAGGAACTTGGCTATAAGGAAGACATCTATGGAAAACCACTTACAGACCCTGAGCAGGTGCTCTGCCTCAAGGTTCAGGACCTTGTAATATCATACGATTGCGCCGATTATATTCTAAGGACCATGCAATACATTGACGATCTTCTTGTCAAATATTATAAAGAAGATCCATATTATAATGCAAAGACAAGGGATGACACGGTTGGCACCCTCCTTATGGGACTTGCACCACATACATCAGCAGGTGTGCTTGGAAGGCTTGTAGGATTTACCACAGCTGCAGTCGGATATGCACATCCGTTCTTCCATGCTGCAAAAAGGCGTAATTGTGACGGGGATGAAGATTGCGTCATGCTGCTTATGGATGGTCTGCTCAACTTCTCCCGCGAGTACCTGCCGGACAAAAGAGGAGGAAAGATGGATGCACCCCTTGTTCTGACCACACGCCTCGACCCCAGTGAGGTTGACAAGGAAGCACATAATATAGATGTCTGTGAATCATACCCGCTGGAATTCTACGAAGCTACACTGAGAATTGCAAACCCCAAGGAGTTCGAAGATACTTTTGACCTGGTCAGCAGCAGACTTGGTACCCCATTACAGTATGAAAAGTTCATGTTCACCCATGATACATCCAACATTGCGGCAGGTCCGCTCAAAAGTGCATACAAGACACTTGGAAGTATGGTCGAGAAGATGGATGCACAACTTGAACTTGGAAAGAAGATACGCGCTGTTGATGCTTCAGATGTCGCAGAGAGGGTGCTTATATCCCACTTCCTGCCAGATATGTTCGGAAACCTGAGAGCTTTCTCAAGACAGGGGACAAGATGCGTAAAATGTGGTGCTAAGTACCGCAGACCACCACTTACAGGCAGTTGTCAAAAATGTGGTGGCAGAGTTATCCTTACGGTTCACGAGGGTGCTGTCAAAAAGTACCTTGAGGTCTCAATGAAAGTGGCAGAAGAGTACAATGTTTCAAGTTACACAAAACAGCGCATTGAACTGATAGGCTACGACATGAAGTCACTTTTTGAAAATGACAGATCCAAACAGATGGGACTTTCAGACTTTATGTAA